Genomic DNA from Cyanobacterium stanieri LEGE 03274:
CCCCATACCCGATAACATATTAGGGCATATCGCCTATGAAGAAGCCCCCCCATCAGAATTAACCCCCATCACCGCCGATGGTAGAATCAGACTAAGGAAAAAGGCCGCGGAAAGATTTAACGCCATGGTGAGGGATGCTAGAAGTCAAGGGATTATTTTAGTACCAATTTCAGGTTTTAGATCCATTGCCGAGCAAGAATATTTGTTTTTTGAAGTCAAAGAGCAACGAAATCAAGACGCAAGAAAAAGAGCCGAAGTTAGCGCTCCCCCCGGCCGTAGCGAACATCATACAGGTTATGCCGTGGATATAGGGGATGGTAATAATTCTAGTACCAATTTACAAGAAAGTTTTGAGAATACCCCCGCCTATCAATGGTTAGAAGCCAATGCTTCTAGTTATAGCTTTGAGCTTTCATTTCCTCGCAACAACTTACAGGGTATTAGTTACGAACCTTGGCACTGGCGTTTTGTGGGCGATACTCACAGTTTAGAAACCTTTTACCAAGCCCAAGAATTAACAACCCCCCTCAATAATCAAAGATAATGCTACCATTAATTCTCAGTTTAACTAACAGTATCAATCATCATTGAATTAAATGAACATCTTAGTTGTTACCGTTCAAGTACCTTTTATTAGAGGAGGTGCGGAAATTTTAGCAGAATCATTAGTTCAAGCTCTTAAAGATCATGGACATAGTGCTGAAATA
This window encodes:
- a CDS encoding M15 family metallopeptidase, which encodes PIPDNILGHIAYEEAPPSELTPITADGRIRLRKKAAERFNAMVRDARSQGIILVPISGFRSIAEQEYLFFEVKEQRNQDARKRAEVSAPPGRSEHHTGYAVDIGDGNNSSTNLQESFENTPAYQWLEANASSYSFELSFPRNNLQGISYEPWHWRFVGDTHSLETFYQAQELTTPLNNQR